TCGGCGCGGGTCTCTTCGTCCGCACCGCCGCCGCAGCGGCGCAGAACGCCGGGCCGTCGGTCACCCTGGCGTTCCTGGTCGCGGCGCTGGGCTGCGCCTTTGCGGGACTGTGCTACGCCGAGCTGTCGTCGTCCATCCCCATCGCCGGCAGCGCGTACACGTACAGCTATGCCACCATGGGCGAGCTCGTGGCCTGGATCATCGGCTGGGACCTCGTGCTCGAGTACGCCGTGGGCGCGGCCACCGTGGGCATCGCATGGAGCGAATACCTCAACAACCTGCTCGAGCACGTGCTGCACCTCTCCCCCGTCCCCTTCCAGTGGTGCCACTCTCCCTTCGAGCAGCAGGTCGTGAACAATGTGGCGACAGGCGTGCACGGCATCATCAACCTCCCCGCGCTGTTCATCATCACCGCCCTCACCCTGCTGCTCATCCGCGGCACGCAGGAGTCTGCGGTGGTGAATGCCCTCATCGTGGTCACGAAGGTGAGCATCGTGGTGCTCATCATCGCGCTTGGTTGGGGCTTCGTGAACCCATCGAACCACGTGCCCTACATCCCTGAGGCCTCGATCTTCAAGGACTCGCAAGGAATCGAGCACAGCTACGGGGGCATCATGGGCATCCTGGGCGGCGCCGGCGTCGTGTTCTTTGCCTTCATCGGCTTCGACGCGGTGAGCACCGCGGCACAGGAGGCCAAGAACCCCAAGCGCGACATGCCCATCGGCATCCTCGGGTCGCTCGGCATCTGCACCGTGCTGTACGTGCTGTTCGCCCACGTGCTCACCGGAATCGCTCCCGTCGCCGATTTCCGCGGCCCCGGCAAGGAAGCCTCGGTGGCCTACGCCATCAACACCTATATGAAGGGCTATGAGTGGCTCGGCACCTCGGTGACGGTGGCCATCCTGGCAGGTTTCTCGTCGGTGATCCTCGTCATGCTCCTCGGGCAGTCGCGCGTCTTCTACTCGATGAGCGTCGATGGGCTGCTGCCGAAGATCTTCAGCGAGGTACACCCCACGTTCAAGACGCCGTACAAGGCCAATCTCGTCATCCTTGTCATCGTGGGGCTGTTTGCCGCCTTTGTCCCCGGCGACATCGTGGGCGACATGACCAGCATCGGCACCCTGTTCGCCTTCATCCTCGTGTGCCTGGCTGTCATCGTGCTGCGAAGGACGGCGCCCGATCTCCCCCGCGAGTTCAAGACCCCGCTCGTCCCGCTGGTGCCCTTCCTGGGCGTGCTGGTCTGCGCCGCCATGATCTACGGACTCGGCTGGACGAACTGGCTGCGGCTCTTCGTCTGGCTGGTCATCGGGCTGGTCATCTACTTCGGCTACAGCAGGAAGCACAGCGTGCTGCAGCAATCCCTGGAGCGCTGACCTCCTCTCACTGGCGCCGGATTTCCCTCTTCTCAGGGATACGCCGCGCGATGGCCGAGTGGTACCATGAGAGTGGCACCGGCTGTCGCGCGGCTCTTTTCGTTCTCAGCGTCGAGCCCGGCACGCCGAACCCGCACCTGAAGGAGCTCCACCGATGAGCAGCAATCACGCCCCCTCCGAGAAAGAATCGAGAGCCGTCGCCGAAGCGTCGCGCGAGACCGAGTGGGTCTCTCCCAGCTTCCTCAAGGAGCTGTTCCTGGGCGACTTCCGCCTCGACCTCATCCACCCGTACGACGAGGCGCCCGAGCGCCCCGAGTTCACGAAGTTCTATGACGAGATGCGCGCCTTCTTGCGCGACGAGGTCGACTCCGTCGAGATCGACCGCACCGGAGAGTATCCCGAGAAGGTTCTCGCGGCGCTGCGCAAGATGGGCGCCTTCGGCATGAAGATCCCGAAGGAGTACGGCGGACTGGGCTTCACCCAGGTCGAGTACGACAAGATCATGCGCCTGCTGGGCAGCCAGGACGGCAACCTCACCGCACTGCTCTCGGCCCACCAGTCCATCGGCGTGCCCCAGCCCGTCAAGATGTTCGGCACCAAGGAGCAGAAGAAGAAGTTCCTCCCGCGATGCGCCGCTGGCGCCATCTCGGCCTTCGCCCTCACCGAGCCGGATGTCGGCTCTGACCCCGCGGCGCTGCAGACCACGGCCGAGCTCACGGCCGAGGGCGACGCCTACGTCATCAACGGCAACAAGCTCTGGTGCACCAACGGCACCATTGCCGAGCTCTTCGTGGTGATGGCCCGTCACCCGAACAGCCGCAAGATCAGCGCCTTCATCGTCGAACGCGACATGCCGGGCGTCAAGGTCGAGCACCGCTGCCACTTCATGGGGCTGAAGGCCATCGCCAACGCCGTGGTCTCGTTCACCAACGTGCGCGTGCCCAAGGAGAACATCATCGCCGGTGAGGGGCGCGGCCTCAAGATCGCTCTCGCCACCCTGAACACGGGGCGTCTCTCGATCCCCGCGGCCTGCGTGGGCGGCGCGAAGGTGTGCCTCGAGATCGTGCGCCGCTGGGCCAGCTCGCGCGTGCAGTGGGGCTTCCCGGTGGGTCAGCACGAGGCGCTGGCGCACAAGATCGCCGACATCGCCGCCAACACGTTCGCCATGGAGTCGGTGTCGGCGGTGTCTGACCGCTTCGCCGACCGCGGCGGCTACGACATCCGCCTCGAGGCTGCCGCCGCCAAGGAGTTCAACACCGTGGTGGGCTGGCAGATCATCGACGACACCATGCAGGTGCGCGGCGGTCGCGGCTACGAGACCGAAGACTCGCTCGCGGCGCGCGGCGAGGCCCCGGTCCCGGTCGAGCGCCAGATGCGCGACTCGCGCATCAACCGCATCTTCGAGGGGTCGAGCGAGATCATGCACCTCTTCATGGCGCGTGAGGCCGTCGACGTGCATCTCCAGGTCGCCGGTGCCATCATCGACGACACCAAGACGCCGGTCGAGAAGGCCCAGGCCCTCCCCCAGATCGGCGCCTTCTACGCGCAGTGGTACCCGAAGAAGTGGCTGGGATGGAGCCTGTGGCCGAAGTACAACGAGTTCGGCTCGCTGGCGCGCCATCTGCGCTTCGCCGAGCGCAACACCCGCGCCCTGGCACGCTCCATGTTCCACGGCATGGTCATCTTCCAGGCCAAGATGCAGCGCAAGCAGGCCTTCCTGTTCCGCGCCGTCGACATCGGCCTCTATCTCTTCGCG
The sequence above is drawn from the Pseudomonadota bacterium genome and encodes:
- a CDS encoding acyl-CoA dehydrogenase, whose translation is MSSNHAPSEKESRAVAEASRETEWVSPSFLKELFLGDFRLDLIHPYDEAPERPEFTKFYDEMRAFLRDEVDSVEIDRTGEYPEKVLAALRKMGAFGMKIPKEYGGLGFTQVEYDKIMRLLGSQDGNLTALLSAHQSIGVPQPVKMFGTKEQKKKFLPRCAAGAISAFALTEPDVGSDPAALQTTAELTAEGDAYVINGNKLWCTNGTIAELFVVMARHPNSRKISAFIVERDMPGVKVEHRCHFMGLKAIANAVVSFTNVRVPKENIIAGEGRGLKIALATLNTGRLSIPAACVGGAKVCLEIVRRWASSRVQWGFPVGQHEALAHKIADIAANTFAMESVSAVSDRFADRGGYDIRLEAAAAKEFNTVVGWQIIDDTMQVRGGRGYETEDSLAARGEAPVPVERQMRDSRINRIFEGSSEIMHLFMAREAVDVHLQVAGAIIDDTKTPVEKAQALPQIGAFYAQWYPKKWLGWSLWPKYNEFGSLARHLRFAERNTRALARSMFHGMVIFQAKMQRKQAFLFRAVDIGLYLFAMASSIVRVKHMQDTRHPEAQAAEELADLFCRNASRRIEQLFHEMWHNDDDFKYKVGKNVLKGRYAFLEQGIVGMENIYAPRAGAKASEEAQPAKAVKANGKPKDETVVKK
- a CDS encoding amino acid permease, yielding MSIFSTKSLDTLLAQASDHEKGLKRTLTPLTLIALGIGAIIGAGLFVRTAAAAAQNAGPSVTLAFLVAALGCAFAGLCYAELSSSIPIAGSAYTYSYATMGELVAWIIGWDLVLEYAVGAATVGIAWSEYLNNLLEHVLHLSPVPFQWCHSPFEQQVVNNVATGVHGIINLPALFIITALTLLLIRGTQESAVVNALIVVTKVSIVVLIIALGWGFVNPSNHVPYIPEASIFKDSQGIEHSYGGIMGILGGAGVVFFAFIGFDAVSTAAQEAKNPKRDMPIGILGSLGICTVLYVLFAHVLTGIAPVADFRGPGKEASVAYAINTYMKGYEWLGTSVTVAILAGFSSVILVMLLGQSRVFYSMSVDGLLPKIFSEVHPTFKTPYKANLVILVIVGLFAAFVPGDIVGDMTSIGTLFAFILVCLAVIVLRRTAPDLPREFKTPLVPLVPFLGVLVCAAMIYGLGWTNWLRLFVWLVIGLVIYFGYSRKHSVLQQSLER